The Vibrio toranzoniae sequence GCAAGCTTCTCGTCGTTCGTGCTTCTATAGCGCAGCTTGAGTGAAAAACTGTTTGTCCTCCCAACGAAGTGCTGTTAGTTCTCCGCCCCATACACACCCTGTATCAAGTCCAATAACGTCTTTTCCGTTATAACCTTCAAGTGCTGCCCAGTGACCAAATAATACGGTTTTATCTAGCTGAACTCTTTGAGGAAGGTCGAACCAAGGGATGTATTCGTGGTCGGCCACCTCTTTTGGAGGAAGCTTGCAGCCCATGTCTAAACGTCCGTCAGGAAAGCAGAAGCGCATGCGTGTAAAACTGTTGATGGCGTATCGATAGCGCTCTATATCGCTCAATTCTTTTGACCATAAGTCAGGAGAGTTGCTGTACATGTTTTCAATCAACCACTTCCATTTTTTTGAGCGCAATAGACCTGTGATCTTTCTGTTCTCTTTGCGAGCTCGCTTGATTGTCCATTGTGGAGATATACCTGCATGGGTCATGACAAATTGATCATGTTCTTGCATTAAAGGCTGTTCTCTAAGCCATTCAAGCAACTCGTCTTTGTCATCAGCATCTAAAATCGGCTGAGTTTGATCTTTCTTCTTTGCTGGAAAAAGACCAAGCGAAACGGCGAGCAGGTGTAAGTCATGGTTGCCCAATACTATCTTCGCGGATTCTCCTAAAGACCGGATAAATCGGAGTGTCTCAAGTGACTTAGGGCCTCTTGCGACCAAGTCACCAGCGACCCACAAAGTATCTTTTTTCTTATCAAATTTTACGGTTTCAAGTAAGAGTTGAAGCTCGTCGAAGCAGCCTTGGATGTCTCCGACAATATAATTCGACAAAGTAATTTCCTATAGATGCTGATGTATATTCTTTATACTTGAAGCTGCAGCGTCGTTAACGGCGCAAGTTCATCCTAATCACATAGAAAGAATACCGATGATCATAGATATTCTTTCTTGTTACCTAACAGCAACTCCAATTATTTTTAGTATATAGCTAATTAAGAATGTTGGGGATCGCTAGCCTGAAAGGATCGACTTCGGCTATAAAATCAATCCCCTTGTGGTCAGTCATAACATAATGACCTTGCATAACGCCTACAGGGGTTTCGATGACGGTACCACTTGTGTAGGTGTATTCGTCGTTGGCTTCAATAACAGGTTGCTGTCCAACGACACCATCACCTTCTATGGTGAGTTGCTTACCGTTAGCGTCGGTAATCAACCAGCGGCGAGACATCAGTTGCACCGTTGTTTTACTGAGGTTTTTTATCGTAATAATGTAGGCGAAGACGTAACGATTCTTCGTTGGCTCAGATTGCTCTGGTATGTATTTAGAGTGAACCTGGCATTTGATACAAGGCGTAGATATATCCATATTCGCACCTTTTATTGTTGGTATGCTGAGGGCGAAAGCCCCTAGAAGTATTAAATAAAAAACAGGCTCCTCACCGAAGTGTAGGAGCCTTTTTATTTATTTGTCAGCGTTGTGGCTGTCGTACAACCAGTTTGCCATGTCGACAAATTGCTCGAGCGTTAAATTCTCAGGGCGCATGCTTGGGTTGATACCAAGCTCTTCAAGCACTTCCTTATCGATTAAGCTCTTGTAGCAGTTACGAACCGTTTTACGGCGTTGGTTGAAGCCTTCACGACATACTCGCTCTAGCCACTTGAGATCTTTTGCAGGGTAAGGTAGCACTTCGTATGGCTGAAGGCGCACGACTGCAGAGTCTACTTTCGGTGGCGGAACGAAGGCTGTTGGCGGCACTTCGAGCACAGGAGTCACTTTACAGTAGTATTGAGCCATGACAGTCAGACGACCGTAAGCTTTGCTGCCAGGCCCTGCTGCTAAACGGTTAACTACTTCTTTTTGAAGCATAAAGTGCATATCTTGTATGTCCTTATGGAATTCAAAAAGATGGAACATCAATGGGGTAGAGATGTTGTATGGCAAGTTACCAAAGATACGAAGCTTGTTGTTGGGTTTCACGAGTTGTTCGAAGTCGAACTTCATCGCATCGCCTTCATGGATCGTTAACTTATCAGCAAGATCCGGATGGTTGCGCAGACGTTCCGCTAGATCTCTATCTAGCTCAATTACCGTGAACTTGTCGACAAGTTTACCAACTGGCTCTGTAATGGCACCAAGACCAGGGCCGATTTCAACTAAATTTTGACCTGGTAGTGGGTTAATGCCCGATACGATTCCATCAATAATGTATGGGTCGTTAAGGAAGTTTTGACCAAAACGTTTACGCGCTTTGTGCCCTAAATGGACATCATTTTTCATTGCTTTTTCTCTACTAATT is a genomic window containing:
- the apaG gene encoding Co2+/Mg2+ efflux protein ApaG; the protein is MDISTPCIKCQVHSKYIPEQSEPTKNRYVFAYIITIKNLSKTTVQLMSRRWLITDANGKQLTIEGDGVVGQQPVIEANDEYTYTSGTVIETPVGVMQGHYVMTDHKGIDFIAEVDPFRLAIPNILN
- the rsmA gene encoding 16S rRNA (adenine(1518)-N(6)/adenine(1519)-N(6))-dimethyltransferase RsmA; translation: MKNDVHLGHKARKRFGQNFLNDPYIIDGIVSGINPLPGQNLVEIGPGLGAITEPVGKLVDKFTVIELDRDLAERLRNHPDLADKLTIHEGDAMKFDFEQLVKPNNKLRIFGNLPYNISTPLMFHLFEFHKDIQDMHFMLQKEVVNRLAAGPGSKAYGRLTVMAQYYCKVTPVLEVPPTAFVPPPKVDSAVVRLQPYEVLPYPAKDLKWLERVCREGFNQRRKTVRNCYKSLIDKEVLEELGINPSMRPENLTLEQFVDMANWLYDSHNADK
- a CDS encoding symmetrical bis(5'-nucleosyl)-tetraphosphatase; its protein translation is MSNYIVGDIQGCFDELQLLLETVKFDKKKDTLWVAGDLVARGPKSLETLRFIRSLGESAKIVLGNHDLHLLAVSLGLFPAKKKDQTQPILDADDKDELLEWLREQPLMQEHDQFVMTHAGISPQWTIKRARKENRKITGLLRSKKWKWLIENMYSNSPDLWSKELSDIERYRYAINSFTRMRFCFPDGRLDMGCKLPPKEVADHEYIPWFDLPQRVQLDKTVLFGHWAALEGYNGKDVIGLDTGCVWGGELTALRWEDKQFFTQAAL